A single region of the Ornithorhynchus anatinus isolate Pmale09 chromosome 6, mOrnAna1.pri.v4, whole genome shotgun sequence genome encodes:
- the LOC100083010 gene encoding glycine receptor subunit alpha-4: MSPSDFLDKLMGRTSGYDARIRPNFKGPPVNVTCNIFINSFGSVTETTMDYRVNVFLRQQWNDPRLAYREYPDDSLDLDPSMLDSIWKPDLFFANEKGANFHEVTTDNKLLRIFKNGNVLYSIRLTLILSCPMDLKNFPMDIQTCAMQLESFGYTMNDLVFEWLEDAPAVQVAEGLTLPQFILRDEKDLGYCTKHYNTGKFTCIEVKFHLERQMGYYLIQMYIPSLLIVILSWVSFWINMDAAPARVGLGITTVLTMTTQSSGSRASLPKVSYVKAIDIWMAVCLLFVFAALLEYAAVNFVSRQHKEFMRLRRRQRRQRMEEDLVRESRFYFRGYGLGHCLQGRGRGPLEGSGLYGGPLPPPAPHPREGESTRKRYVDRAKWIDTVSRAVFPFTFLIFNVFYWVVYKVLRLEDGRRGL; this comes from the exons ATGTCGCCCTCTGACTTCCTGGACAAGCTCATGGGGCGAACCTCAGGGTACGACGCTCGCATCCGGCCCAACTTCAAAG GTCCACCGGTCAACGTGACCTGCAACATCTTCATCAACAGCTTCGGCTCCGTCACTGAGACCACCATG GACTACCGAGTGAACGTCTTCCTGCGCCAGCAGTGGAATGACCCCCGGCTGGCTTATCGGGAGTACCCGGACGATTCCCTGGACCTGGACCCTTCCATGCTGGACTCCATCTGGAAGCCGGACCTGTTCTTTGCCAACGAGAAAGGGGCCAATTTCCATGAGGTGACCACGGACAACAAGCTCCTGCGTATATTCAAGAATGGGAACGTGCTCTACAGCATCAG GCTGACGCTTATCCTGTCCTGCCCGATGGACCTCAAGAACTTCCCCATGGACATCCAGACATGCGCGATGCAGCTGGAGAGCT TTGGCTACACCATGAATGACCTCGTGTTCGAGTGGCTGGAAGATGCCCCTGCCGTCCAAGTGGCCGAAGGGCTGACCCTCCCCCAGTTTATCCTGAGGgatgagaaggatctgggctactgtaccaagcactacaaCACAG GGAAGTTCACCTGCATCGAGGTCAAGTTCCATCTGGAGCGACAGATGGGTTACTACCTGATCCAGATGTACATCCCCAGCCTGCTCATCGTCATCTTGTCCTGGGTCTCCTTCTGGATCAATATGgacgccgcccccgcccgggtCGGGCTGGGCATCACCACGGTGCTGACCATGACCACCCAGAGCTCGGGCTCCCGGGcctccctgcccaag GTGTCGTACGTGAAGGCCATCGACATCTGGATGGCCGTGTGCCTGCTCTTTGTCTTCGCCGCCCTGCTGGAGTACGCGGCCGTCAACTTCGTCTCCCGCCAGCACAAGGAGTTCATGCGCCTCCGGAGGAGACAGCGCCGTCAGCGCATG GAAGAGGACTTGGTCCGAGAGAGCCGCTTCTACTTCCGGGGCTACGGCCTGGGCCACTGCCTgcaggggcggggcaggggccccCTGGAGGGGTCCGGCCTCTACGgcggccccctcccaccacccgccCCGCACCCAAGGGAGGGTGAGAGCACGCGCAAGCGTTACGTGGACCGGGCCAAGTGGATCGACACCGTCTCCCGGGCCGTCTTCCCTTTCACCTTCCTCATCTTCAACGTCTTCTACTGGGTCGTCTACAAGGTGCTGCGTCTGGAGGATGGCCGTCGGGGGCTCTGA